ACTGGGCGGCGACGCGGCCGAAATCGAACGGCGGCAGGGTGTCGGAGATCACGTCGCCGACCTGGGCGGCCGGGTTGTGCCGGCGCGCCGCGTTGAGGTCGATCTCGCGGGCGTCGTTCTCGACCTCGTCCACCACCAGGAGGTGGCGCGACAGGCGAAGCGCCCCGGTGCGGGGGTCGATCTCGGCATGCACGTCGGTCTCGGCGCCGTAGCGCGAGCGGGCGGCCTTGGCGATCGCCTCTTCCATGGCGCCGATGACGATCGAGCGGTCGATCACCTTCTCGCGGGCGACCGCGTCGGCGATCTGGAGGAGTTCGAGCCTGTTGGCGCTGACGACGGCCATCGGTTCAGTCCTTCCTGGTTGGGATCTCTTGAGCTGGTGTCTTCAGTGGGCGACGGGCGGGGCGGCGCCCTCGTCCGCGTCATCCTCGTCGTCGCTGTCGTCCTGCGGCGGCGCCGAGCCGCGACGCAGCGACTCGCGCACGAGTTCGTCGGTCAGGACGAGGTGGGCCTCGCCGATGTCGCGCAAGGCGAGGTCGTAGAAGGATGGCAGGCCCTCCTTGACGTCCGCCAGCTCGATGCGGACGGTGTCGCCTTCGGGCGCCCGGATGATGCCGCGGAAGCGCTTGCGGCCGTCGAGCGGCATCGCCAGCTCGACCTTCGCCTCGTAGCCGGCCCAGCGGGCGAAGTCGCCCGCCCGCACCAGCGGACGGTCGATGCCCGGCGAGGAGATCTCGAGGTAGTAGGCGCCGCCGATCGGGTCGTCGACGTCGAGGATCGGCGAGATCGTGCGGCTGACGGTCTCGCACTCGTCGACCGACATGGTGCCGTCCGGCCGCTCGACCATGATCTGCACCGTGCAGCCGTTCTGGCTCGACACCTTCACCCGCACGAGGCGGAAGCCGAGGCCCTCGATGGCGGGCTCGATGATCTGCGCGACCCGGGCGGCGACGCCGGTCTCGGTGATGAGGCGCTTCTCGGCCGGGTTGTGGTCTGGGGCGTCGGTCATGAGGTCAGTGCCGCGGCGCGGTCCCCGAGAGAGGATCCCTTGGAGGGGAGGCAATCTGGCGTTCGGCTCGCGCCCGGGGAGGCTTGCGGCAATAAAAAAGAGCGGGCCCCGGGGGGACCCACTCCCGCACCGCAGCCTCACCGGCCACGAACAGAACTGTTGTTCGGGGGATAATCCCGTGGGTGGCGAAATGCAAGCCTGTCGGGGAGGGCTCAGCGGGTGAAGAGAACGGTGGAGCCGCTTCGCGCCGTCGAGCCGCGCAACCCGATCTCGCATCCGGCACCGGATGACGAGGCGCGAGGCACTTGCTACGATGAGGGCCCGGAGGATCGGACGATGACGAAACCGGCATCCGTCGCCGAACTCGTGCCCGCCACGGGCGAGTATCCGGCGCTGAAAACGCTTTTGAAGCGAATCGAAGCCGTCTACGCCCCGGAGGACGTGCTGCTGTTCGGCAGCCGCGCGAAGGGCACGGCAGGGCCCGACAGCGACTGGGATCTTCTCGTGGTTCTGCCCGACGATGCCGACGAACGCCTGCTCGACCCTCTGCTCGGCTACGAGACGCAGCGAGGGTCGGGGATTTACGCAGATGTGCTGTGCTCCTTCAAGAGCGAGTTCTTGGCGGACTTAGGCGTCGCCAATTCGCGGACGCGGGACATCGCCGGGCATGCCGTCCGTGTCTTCAGCCGCTAATCTTCACATCGCCAACCATCTCAGGCTCGCGGACCGAGACCTGAAGGACGCAATCGTCCTGCACGGCTGCAGGAGCAGGAACGACGCCTACCATCTGGAACAGGCGGCAGAGAAGCTGCTCCTCGCCCTGCTCACATCGGAAGGCGAGCACGTCCAGATCAAGGACGTCCACATCCTCGACCGTCTGGCCGACCGGCTTCCCGAGGACCATCCTCTCCGGTCCGCGATGCAGGGGCTGGGTTACCTCAAGACCTACGCCACTGCGTTCCGGTACCCGAAGACCGGCGGCAGGTTGCCTGCGGCCATTCCCGACGACAAGTTCGACTTTGCCTCCGTTGTCCTCCGCCGCCTGATCGATGCCAGCGCGCGACATTTCCAGGTTGATCTGGAGGCCGGGGACGACGTGCCGTCAGGGAATACGAATCCGATGCGCCGAAAGGCCGAGCCTCGGTCGTCCTCACCCCTCAAGACCTCACCCCTCAAGACATGATGACGGAACGAGCCTCGATCCCGTCATCATCGTCGCGGGCCTTCTCGATGCGGTCCGTCTCACACCGACAGCCACCGCCGCACCTGCGCCTCGACCATCCCTGAGCGCGGCCCGGCCTCGACCACCTGGCCGCGATCCATCACCGCGTAGGTGTCGCACAGGTCGCGGGCCCACTCGAAATACTGCTCGACCAGCACGATCGCCATGTCGCCCTTGCCCCGCAGGTAATCGATCGCCCGGCCGATATCCTTGATGATCGAGGGCTGGATGCCCTCCGTCGGCTCGTCGAGGACGAGGACGCGAGGGCGC
The sequence above is drawn from the Methylobacterium terrae genome and encodes:
- a CDS encoding nucleotidyltransferase domain-containing protein; the protein is MKRTVEPLRAVEPRNPISHPAPDDEARGTCYDEGPEDRTMTKPASVAELVPATGEYPALKTLLKRIEAVYAPEDVLLFGSRAKGTAGPDSDWDLLVVLPDDADERLLDPLLGYETQRGSGIYADVLCSFKSEFLADLGVANSRTRDIAGHAVRVFSR
- a CDS encoding HEPN domain-containing protein; translated protein: MPSVSSAANLHIANHLRLADRDLKDAIVLHGCRSRNDAYHLEQAAEKLLLALLTSEGEHVQIKDVHILDRLADRLPEDHPLRSAMQGLGYLKTYATAFRYPKTGGRLPAAIPDDKFDFASVVLRRLIDASARHFQVDLEAGDDVPSGNTNPMRRKAEPRSSSPLKTSPLKT